The window CGGCGGCTGCGGAGTCGGCGGTTGCGGAGTCGGTGGTTGCGGAGTCGGCTGCGGAAGCGACGGCCGTGAAGAAGGCTCCGGTGACGGGAGCGGCGGCGGGCACCACTCCGGCGAAGGCGACGACCAAGGAAATTCGCGAGTGGGCAATCGGGGGAGGGCCGTCATGTGTCCCTCCGCGGTCGGATTTCGGCCGCGATTGTGCGAGCCTTCCATGACGCTGCGGCAAAGTTGCCGCTTCCGCTCGGCTGAAACAGGTGGGGGTCCGTGATCGAGCCTGACCGACCGACTCCTGTTGCCGCGGTATGCCGTCGCGGCCGGGCCGTCGCCCGCGCCGCGATGGAGGGTGATCGCATGTTCGGCGCTGTGGAGGTCACCCTCGAGAAGCTTGCTGAGTTGCTCGAACGCCATATCCTCCCCGTGACCAGGATGCTGCGCCGCACTGACTTTGTCTCTCGTGGGTCGAGCGGCGCGCTCTGATGGCCGCCCGTTCAGGGCAAGAAGACGGTGTGCGATCGAACCGCAGCAGACCTCGAGCGTCGACTCGCCATGCTCGCCTATGTACGCGGCTGTCTCCGTGGGTCGGAGGGCGAAGAGTTCCGCATCCCGACCACTGCGCTCGACGAGGTTCTTGACGAGAGGGGGGCAGTGTGGAGCGATCACTGTGGGATCCGAGGTTATTGTTGGCGGTGCAGCACCCCGAGGCATGGTGGTCGCGATGCAGTTCACCCTGGGTCGGGGACGGTGGTGCCGGGGTGGTGCGGTCGGGTCAAGTGAGGTTGCCCCTTGAAGGTGGACACCGGATTTCATGCGGCGACTGACAGCGTAGACGACGCGATCAGTCGTTGTTCGAAATCCACTGGGGTGAGGTATCCGAGGGCGGAGTGACGGCGACGTCGATTGAAGTACGAGAGCCACTCGAACAGCTCCAGCCGTGCCTGCGACTTCGACGTCCAACTCCGTCCGTGCAGCCACTCCCTCTTGAGTCCTTGGAAGAACGACTCGGCGAGAGCATTATCGTAACTTGACCCGACCCGTCCCCGACTCTGCTGGATCCCATGACGGCGGCATACATCGACGAAAGCTGCTGCGGTGTACTGCGTTCCGCGGTCACTGTGGAAGATGACGCCACCGACGTCACCACCGCGGGTGCGCACCGCCATCTCGATCGCGTCCGTGACGAGATCGGTGCGCATGTGGTCGGCGATGGACCAGCCCACCACCCGGCGTGAGCAGATGTCGATCACCGTGGCCAAGAACAACCACGAGGATCCCACGGGGATGTAGACATCCCACGCGGGTCAGATGTCAAGCAGCCGCCGGTTGAGACGGGATCTGATGGTCGGGCCAGGCGGCGTGGTCGTCCCAGGGTTCGTTGTGTTGCAGACACCACCACATGCGTCCGAGGAGCTTGTTGGCGAGGTTGCGCAGCGCGGCGTTGTGGTGGTCGCCGCGGCTCGCCGTTTGTCGTAGTGGGCACGTGCGCCCGCTGATTTGGTGAGGGTGACGAACGCCCACCAGTGGCAGGCGTCGCCGAGTCGCTTGTTGCGGACCTTTCGCGCCTTGACGTAGTGCGATCGGCCCGAGGCGCGGGTGATCGGCGCAGTGCCGGCGAACGCGCGCAACCCGTTCGCCGTCGCGAACCGTGCAGGATCGTCGCCGACCTCGGCCAGGACCCGGGCGGCGAGAATCGGACCGAGACCCGGAGCCGACCGCAGGATCGGTGCGAGGGGGTGGCTGTCGAATTCGCGACCCAGCGCGTTCTCCAGGCTGTCCACGGACTGCTGCATCGAGGCGATGACGGCGAGCAGGCCGGTGACAGCATGACCGAGTGCCTCCTCGACCTGCGGCGGCTGCCCGAGCGCGGGCGTTTTCAGCTCCCGCAGGATCCGCTCGACCAGGTTCGGGTCGTTGCGTCGGCCACTGTGATGCAGGAGCGCCACAACTTTGCGTCTGATCAGGGCTCGACCCGATGCAGGGGTGGGCGCCGCGGAGAGCACCGCGACCGCGGCGCGGTGCTTCAAATTCGGAAATGCCTGCAGTGCACCAGGATAAAATTCCAGCAATACAGAACGTAGTCGGCTGATGGTCTGATACAGCGCCCAGATCGCCTCCTGGTGCTGACGGGCGAGGGCCTTGATCGCCCGGCCGTGTTCGCTGATCGCCGGCATCGGACGGTGCATCGCTCGGTCGGTGCGCAGAATATTCGCCAGAATCGCGGCGTCACCCGGATCGGACTTGCCGCCGGCCTGTCCGTGGCGTTCGCGGTAGCGGGCCACCGCACGGGGTTGATCGGGTATACGGTGAATCCTGCTTCCACCAGGGCCACGACGAGTAGATTCTTGTCGGTTTCGATCGCGATAGGGGTGGTGCCGGGTGCGCCTCCGCTCTCCGCGATTACCTCCAGCAGCGCGGTCAATCCCGCTGTGCCGGTGTCGATGCGCTTCCGGCGACGACGGTGCCGTTCTCGTCGACGAGGGCGACATCGTGATGCACTTCGGCCCAATCGATCCCGCAGTTGATGCTCATGTACAACCTCCTGTCCAGCGGCGTATTTTGCTGTGAGCTCGGGGGTTGTGCGGCGACCTAATGGAAGCGCTCTTCGGCGCGGCATCTCACAAGCCGATCACGTGCCCCAGCGACTGGCAGGGTCACCGTCTACATTCAGACCTCTCACACAGTCGGTTGCCATCACAGCAGTGATCCCCTTCCAGCAGCTCAATGCTCAGACTGCGCCTGGATCGGTAATATCTCAGGGACCTCCCGCCAGTCGCCTTGTGCGTGTCGGATCGTTGGTCCGACTCACCCATTAGGTGATGTCCCCACACCATTTGGTATCGACAGCCGTAGCGGTGAAGTCTCGCATCACCAGATCCGGCACCGACGGAGCCGACTTGTCCGCGATAGTCGTGCGCTTGCTGCGGCGCAGGTGCCGGCCGACCACGTGGTGGATTCGCATCAGCCGGGTCACCCGTTTGCGGTTGATCTTGCGTCCGCGGGAGCGGAGTTCGGCGTGAACGCGCGGGGCGCCGTAGGCGCTGCGGTGCTCGGCATGGATGGCGCGGATCTCGGCGACTGTCGCAGCCTTCTCCGCCGCGTGCTCGGCGCGAGCATCCTCGGTGGCCAGGTGCCGGTAGTAACCGGAGCGGGAGGTTCCCAGCACCCGGCACAGCCGCTGCACGCCGAACTCGGCGCGATGGTCGGAGATGAAGTCCCAGCGGCGGGTCTTCACTTCACCTCTTTCGCGAAATACGCGGCTGCCCGGCGCAGGATTCGCGTTCGAGCTGCCATTCCTTCTCGGCACCGCGTAACCGGGCGTTCTCTGCCCGCAGCCGCGCGAGCTCGTCCGCTTCGGTCTCCCCACCGGCGGTGCTACGGGCCTCCGGGCGTCCATTGCGGGCGGTGTCCTTGCGGACCCACGTCCGTAGCGTCTCGCCACTGATGCCCAGGTCCGCGGCGACCGCCGCGTATGTGCGCTGGCCGTCGGCCGCGCGGTACAGCGCGATCGCGTCCTTCCGGAATTCCTCCGTGTACAGAGACTGGCGTCCCACTTCGACATCCCTCCTGGCTCTACTAGAACCATTGTCAGGGGTGTCCACTCCAAGGGGGCAGCCTCACAAGCCGGGTGGCGACCGCGCACGCGGTGGCCGTGTTGGCGGTTCACAGGTGCGCCAGCATGGGGAACAGGGCGATCGCGGAGACTGTGATGCCCGCGGCGCTGGCAACGACGCCCAGTAGGGCCCGCAACGATGCCGCCTCGTCGTCCGCTACCGCGGACCGCGACGCGGCGATGGCGCCGCAGACCACCGCGGCCACTCCCCAGGAGGGAGCCGAGTGCGACCACCCAGAAGGATGCAACGGACAATGCGCCCAGGGTGATCGACACGGCGGGCAACCACCAGCCATGCTGCTCAGCAATCTCGTTGCCGTCGACGGAGGAACACAGGCGGGAGACGGCGACGGTTGGTGGATGTAACGGACACCGAGTTCGTATCCGACGAGGTCGCCGCGTTCGCGCAACCGGTGGGCGGGGTCCAGCCGGTTGCTGTCGCGCGAATGCAGCGAGTCGGTTGTGTGCTGGGCGCATCTGGGTGTCCGCAGGCGGCAACGTGGCAGTCGACTGCTCCGGGGCGGTTCGATCTCGGATTGTGTTCGTGCTGATCGGGTCGCGTACCGGGCCGGTCGGGTGCTTATGCTCGATCTTGGGAGTTTCGCCGAGCGAAGAGGTGCAGCAGCATGGCCCGAAACAGCGGCAACCGGCCGGTCGATGGCCCGGAGTTGACGGTCGGTGCCCGGGTGCTGGTCCGCAGGAGCGCCGGAGCCGATCTCACCGGTGAGGTGGTCGAGGATTATGCGGCGGTGACCGATCCGGGCGGTGGTGGGCACGAGTGGGCGCCGGTGCATCGGTGGGCGGTCGCGCTCGACGACGGGCGGCTGGTTTTTGCCGACACCGAAGACCTGACCATCGATCCGGGCTTCCACCGCTCCGCCGCGAACCCGGACCTGAACCCGAACCAGGAGTCGGCTGTGCGGGCACCCGGCCGACACCGGGGAGAGTGATCGACGGCAGCCGCTTCGTGGCCGGTTCTGGGCGGCGCCGGGCATCGTGCACACGAATTGCGCTACCCGTCAGTCGATTGCATGAATCGTGCGGATGAGGTCCCGGAGGGGGGTACGTCGATCTCACCGGACGATCTGTCGGGGTATGCCTCAGTCGTGGCATAGCCGCACCGGACGTGTTTGCGCTGTGGTGTTGTTCGGAACTGGGGCTTCTGGCTTACCGTGTCGGGTATGAGAGGTGATGAGGCTCGCGTGGCCCGGGACTTCGCGGGGTGGTTGTCATCTCAGGGGTGGACGGTGGTGACCGATTCGGATGTCGTGGATATCGTTGCCGAGAAGGACGGTCGTCGGCTCTACGCCGAGGTCGAGGGTGCGTCCACCGTGCCGGGGTTGGATGTCGATACCGCGATCGGGCAGTTGGTGAGGCGGATGCCGAGCGAGGCGGATCAGTCGGTGTCGTTTGCGTTGGTCGTGCGGGACGAGCCTGGGTCAGTGGACGCGGCGGGGAGGGCACCTCAGCGGGTTCTGGATTTGTTGGGGATGGCGCTGTATGCGGTCGATGAGGACGGTGGCGTGCGGCAGCTCTTCGGCCGCGCATGAAGACCTGCCGCCCGGCACGGGCGGAGACTGGCCAGCAGGGTGGCCATGAGCATCGCCATATCCCGTGATGGTGGGCTTGGTGCGGTGATGGGGCTACAGCTCAGTCGGTGAGAGCCGTGTCCTCGGAATCGGTGGTCGCGGGTTTCGAGCCCCGCCCGCCCCACCGCCTCCATTGCAGGTCGCCGGGAGGTACCTGAGACGAAGACATCGCGCGGGTCGAGTGTGTGCGATGCGGTGACATACGGCGGTGGCAGACTCCGCGCAGATCAGCCGACCCGGAGGATTGCACCGTTACTGGTGTGGAGACGTTCGGGTCCTCTGATGCTCCGACGGTCTCAGGCGCAGTCGCGGCAGATCAGCTGTGCGGCGTCGGCGATGCGGCTGCGGTGGTGGACGAGGAAGCAACTGGTGCAGGTGAATTCATCGGCCTGCTTCGGGATGACGCGGACGGTGAGTTCTTCGCCGGACAGGTCGGCGCCGGGCAGTTCGAAGGACTCGGCGGTGTCGGCGTCCTCGACGTCCACGACGGGGGACTGGGTGTCTTTCCGGCTGGCGGTCAGCTGTTCGAGGGAGGTGTCCGCCTCGTCGGATTCGGTGACTCTGGGGGCGTCGTAATCGGTGGCCATGGCTGTGTCGTCCTCATGCTCTGGGTGTTCGGACTCGCCAGGATAGGACGGGGTCGGTGGCAGTATGCAACCGGGCGGCTGCCGCCCGATCCCAGGCGGACGGGGATCGTGCCCCGCCGGTTCGGCTCGGTGGCCGCCAATTGACCCAGTGTCGTTTGCTGTCAGAGGAATTGGCTGGATCGGTATCGGGACGGGGGGGCGCGTGGATCTTTTTCGCGGCTGGCCGGTGCGGTGATTGGTCAATCTGGATGTCGGCGCATACCCAGCGGCCAGGGCGGGAATTTATAGGTGCGCCAGCATGGGGAGCAGGGCGATCGCGGAGACGGTGATCCCCGCGGCGCCGGCCACGACGCCCAGTAGGGCCCGCAACGATGCCGCCTCGTCGTCGACCACTGCGGACCGCGAGGTGGCGATGGCGCCGCAGACCACCGCGGCTACTCCCAGGAGGAAGCCGAGTCCGACCACCCAGAACGACGCAATGGACAACGCCCCGAGGGCGATCGACAGGGCGGGCAACCGCGAGCAATGCTTCCGTTTCTCGTTGTGGTCGACGGAGGAACTCATGCGGGAGACGGCGGCGGTCATGGTCCTCCTTCAAGCGGTGACGAGTTGGGTCGGCGGGCACGGTTCGCTGCATCAGAGCCGGGCGCGTCGTCGGGCCTGTTCGGTCCACGAACTCGCGCGGCGTTGTCGAGGCCTGCTGACCACGGCTCCGTGCTCAAAGTGCAGGCGTTGACGGTCGCGGCTCGGTCGAGATCTCACAGCTTGTGACCCGGACCTCAATGACAATTTAGCACTTAGACCGGCAGAGTGCTAACTCTTTTTGCTAAGTAACAACCGTGCCGTCATGGATCTTGCACCCGGTCCAGTGTCGGGCGTGCGGGCCCCTGTTCGGAACGGGGCGCGGTGTCCGGGTCGACGTCCGGTGATCTGACTCGACATTCACCGCGTTAATAGGGTCGCCGCCGACGGCTACTGCCCCCGA of the Rhodococcus oxybenzonivorans genome contains:
- a CDS encoding DUF4193 domain-containing protein, encoding MATDYDAPRVTESDEADTSLEQLTASRKDTQSPVVDVEDADTAESFELPGADLSGEELTVRVIPKQADEFTCTSCFLVHHRSRIADAAQLICRDCA